In the Mesorhizobium sp. WSM2240 genome, TCGGCAGCCAAACTCGTTTCGGCGAGAATCCTTCCGATCAAAGTGCCGCAGCCTGAATCCATCGAAGACGTACTATCGCGCACTCAGGCGATGCTCAGGAAGGCTCCTCCGCCATGGCTGCGCAAGCTGCTGGCGGAAACAGGCGCCGCCGGAAAGAAACGATCGTTCGAGGACGAGGGCTGAAATGAGGAGAAGACGAATGTCTGATGCCACAGTTACTTCCGCTGTCAACGAGAACGAGGCGGCCCTCGCCACCCCGTTCGTCAAATGCCTCGTGAGGCTGATCCGTGCTCAGGATTCATACGGATCATGGGAAGGCAAACCAGATGCCGAGCTTCTCGCCGACTTCATCATCACCAAGGAACAGCGGCGTGCGATCCCGATCATTGGCGATCCCGATCCGGACGTGCTGTGGAGGCTCGAGATCTTTTACGCCGCCGTCGGGCTTGCGATCGAGGAGCGATGCGGCCTGATGGCATCGCCGATTATCAAGCTGAGTCCTGAGGGCTTCGGGCGCGTGGTTTTCACGGCAGGACGGTTGGTCGTTCTGTCGAAGACCTTGCGCGACGTTCACCGGTTCGGCTTCGAGACATTCCAGCAGCTCGCCGAGGCCGATACGAAACTGGTCGACGCTGCGATCGCAGCCATCGAAGCCTATCCCGAAGTCGCACGAGCGTGATGGAACCGGGCCTCGGGAAAGGAGATCATGTCAGACCTTGAAGCGCTGCAACGGAAGGTCCGCAAACTTCAGTCGCACGCGGGAGCTGCGAAGATGGAACTGCACGACCTCGCCGAGGACCTTCCAGTCAACTGGACCGAGATCAAGGCAGTCGCCGGGAAAACATTCGACATTTTTGCCGAGTTGGACGCTGCAAGGAGAGAGCTCGCTGCATTGGAGGATTCACTATGAGCGGCTTCGTGACCCGCGACGCCTCCGGATGGAGCCCGGAATATGCGACCGCTCCCAATGCGAAGACCTGCATCGGTTGCGGCCGCTGCTTCAAGATCTGTTGGCGCGAGGTCATGGACCTTCACGGGATGGATGATGCGGGTGAATCCTCGGCGCTCTGCGCCGGCGAGGGCGACGACTTCGACGGCGCATTCAATCAACCGACGCGGCCGATGCCGAATTTTCGTTTTGACGCAAGGCAGTGCTGATGAAGCCACTGGTCCTGATCTGTTCGCAAGATCCGGAGTTCTATCTGGTCCACAGCCACATCCTCGAGGTGGATGGCTTCACGATTGAACTGGCCGGCGGCGTGGAGGAGGCGCTTGCATTGGCCAATGAACGGGAGCCTAAGGCCGTGGTGCTGGACTGCCAGCCGGCAAGCGCGACAGGGTCGACCATCTGTGCCCAGCTCAAAGGGGAGCCCCGGACCGGCGGCCTGCCCGTTATTGCCCTGATCGCGCCCGGCGCCGAGGACCAGCATTTCGATCTCTTGAAGGCAGGCATCGACGAGAGCTTTGTGCGGCCAATCGCACCAGCGAAGCTGCTCGACTATCTACGGGCGAAGCTGGCGCTGGCGAAGCCGGGTTCAAACGGGATTGCAAACGGCAGCTGGCTCTGCTGTGGCGGCCTTGAGATGAAGGTCGATGCCCACCGAGTCCGCGGTAACGGCCACGAGATACACCTCGGACCGATCGAGTTCAAACTGCTGCGGCTTTTGCTCGAGACTCCCGGCAAGGTCTTCAGACGAGACGAGTTGATCGCCGCGGCCTGGCCGGAAAATATCCACATCGGGGAACGCACGGTCGATGTCCATATCAGTCGGATCAGAAAGGCGCTGAAGAGGGCCTCGCCCGGCAGCGTCATTCGGACCATCAGGTCGGCCGGCTACTCGCTCGAGGAGCCGGACGCCGAACCGGAGGCTGAATTGGTAACCGATACCACCTCCCCATCTCCGTCGTGCTGAGCGCGAGACCAGCGGGCTTCGAACGCGCTTGCAGCCCGACATACTCAGAAAGAAGCAGTCAGATGCCTTTCAAAACTGTGCTCAGTGTGACGGGAGCTGACCACTCCGATCAGGACGTCAGACTAGTTGCCAATCTGTGTGCCGAGATCGGCGCACATCTTTCCGTACTGATTATGTCGCCTCCGCCGCTCCTCATGTGGCCGCGGCCGCTATGCGATTGCATCCCCGCGTGGCCTGAACAACGCGCATTGGACAGACTGGAAAAACGGTCCTGGCAAATCGGGAGACTTTCACAGGACATGGACAGACTGGAAAAACAGTCCTGGCAAATCGAGCGATTTTCAAACGACATGGCCAGACTGCAAAAACGGTCTAGGGAAGTCCGGACTCTGTTGAGAGGCATGCGGCTTTCTTATGACGTCGATACCGACTATGGCGATCAGGCCAACATCGGTGACGTGGTGCGACAGCGGGCGCTCTGCGCCGACCTCACAATCGTCGGCCCTGCATTTCTCAACGATGATGATCTCGGACGTCGTGTCATCGACGGCAGCTTGTTCGAAACAGGAAAACCGGTGCTTCTTGTTGCGCCGAAGGGCGCTGAGGCGACTCTGAGGCCACGGCGCGTGCTGGTCGGCTGGAATTCGCGAGTCCAGGCGTCCCGGGCGGTTCGCGAAGCGCTGGATCTCCTATCCGGTGCGGAGGAAGTTCGTCTCGCAGTACTCGATCCGGAGGCGAGCTGCAACGGAAACGGCCTCGAGCCAGAAGCCGGCATCGTTGCCTATCTCGCTCGGCACGGTGTTCGGGTGGCGATCGACCGGTTGCCGAGTGCCGGCCAACCGGTGGCCACGGTACTCGCGCAGCACGCGGTCGACACGTCTGCCGACATGATAGTCATGGGCGCCTATGGCCGCCGCCGAGTGCGTGATCGGATCTTCGGTGGCGTGACGAGATGGATCGTTAAGAAGCCGCCATTGCCGCTGTTTTTGGCTCTGTGACTGGTACCGGAGTAGTGCCGATGCTGTTCGAAGCTCTGCCCCCTGGTCGCCTATCCTGATGCCAATTGGGAGAAAGTCGCAGCAAACGCGCAAATTCGCGGAGCTCTTCGGAGCCAATCTGCACGCACGCGCACTCGCCGTGGCGCACTCAATCGCATGATCATGATCGTCGATCAAGGGGCCGCTGCGAACGCTGGGGGGCTGCGCCCGCGTCTGCCCAAAGAGCTGCCAGACCATCGGCGGCGACAGGATCGCTGCATTGAACTGATGAGACACAACGAGGAGAACGGCGTTGCCCTTTAGAATTTTTTGTGGCGTCCTGGGGCTGGTCCTGTGCGCCAACGCTCTAACGGTCTACTTCATCTTACATTCCATCCGCGCGGCAACCTTCACAACGCTGGCTTGTGCGCTGTTTTTTCAGGTCGCCTATTTCGGAAGCGTGCTCTTGCTGGTCTGGCGGTCTGGCAACTCGGGCAGAGCTGGCCAAAAGGCTCGGCATTGCGGCAGTTGCGGGGAGGTTCGGCACGAATCGTCAGATCATAATAAAAAGGGTGAGGAATGAATCCTCAGATGGACTCCCGCTTTGTCGACGCGTGGCATACCGCGGCTTCCCTTAAGGGGGCCATGACAAGATCATTGCTCAGTTTTACGCTACTTTGGACGAAGCTTGAACACCGGGCTGATCGTTGAAGCGATACCGTGCTTGGCATGGTCGAGGCGACTGCATTCCGGTCGTTTCAATGCCGAGGGAGATGGATGTTTTCGGTCCCTTAGACATTGGTGGCCTATCGCAGCACGCCGGCTTCGGGTTGTTTCGTCTCGATGACGAACGAGGTGCTAGAAATATAACGGGCTCTTCTGGGACGTCGAAGAGCGCAGCTGGCCTCGAATCAAGCGCGGTATTAGGAGGACGTCCATAGCTGCTTTCAACCCAATCACGTATCGCTGGAGAGACCATGCTGGGAAAATTCGAACGCTACCCGCTCACCTTTGGACCCACGCCTATCGAGAGGCTCGATCGCCTCGGCAAGCATCTAGGGGGAAAGGTGGAAATCTACGCCAAGCGCGAGGACTGCAACTCTGGTCTCGCCTTCGGCGGCAACAAGCTCCGCAAGCTCGAGTACATCGTCCCCGATGCGATCGCGTCGAATGCCGATACGCTTGTGTCCATTGGCGGCGTGCAGTCCAACCACACGCGGATGGTCGCCGCGGTCGCCGCCAAGATTGGCATGAAATGCCTCCTGGTCCAGGAGAGCTGGGTACCACATGAGGATGCCGTCTATGACCGGGTCGGCAATATTCTCTTAAGTCGCATCATGGGAGCAGAGGTGCGCCTGGTCGACGAGGGCTTCGATATCAGCATCCGCCCCAGTTGGGAACAGGCGCTCGATGAGGTCAAGTCAAGGGGCGGCAGACCCTATGCAATACCAGCTGGAGCTTCCGTTCACAAATATGGCGGTCTCGGCTATGTGGGGTTCGCGGAGGAGGTGCGCGCGCAGGAGAAGCAGCTTGGGTTTGCTTTTGACTACATCGTGGTCTGCACGGTCACGGGTTCAACGCATGCCGGCATGCTCGTCGGGTTCGCCAAGGAAGGCCGACAGCGCACCGTGATCGGTATCGATGCTTCCGCCACCCCAGCCCAAACTAAGGCGCAGGTGCTAAACATTGCCCAGCATACTGCGAAGCTCGTGGATCTTGGCACGGAAATCGTCGAGGAGGACGTGGTGTTGTTGGAGGAGTACGCGGGCCCGAGTTATGGTGTTCCGTCCGAGGAAACGAAGGCGGCCATCCGCCTGTGCGCGCGGCTCGAGGGTATGATTACTGATCCCGTCTACGAAGGCAAATCGATGCAAGCGATGGTCGACCTGGTTCAGAAAGGCTTCTTTCCAGAGGGATCGAGGGTCCTTTACGCGCACCTCGGCGGGGCGCCGGCGATCAACGGCTACAGCTACACCTTTCGTAACGGCTGACGCTCGACAGATTGCAACGTCCCTGCCGTGCCGGCGATGCGCTCGAGATTCGGGTGAGTGGAATTTTCGCAGATCGACGGTGGAAAGGACTCCAGCAGCTGCCGTCGGATATACGTCAACTCACGCTCTTTCCGGTGGGCGAGGTGAAGCGGTCACTTGCTCAATCAGAGGCAATTTAATCCATGTCATACGCGGTCAAGGAGATATTCTACACGCTTCAAGGTGAAGGGCGTAATGCTGGGCGGGCTGCCGTATTCTGTCGTTTCGCTGGATGTAACTTATGGTCGGGGCGTGAAGCTGACCGCGCTACGGCAATCTGCAGGTTTTGCGACACCGATTTTGTTGGTATGGACGGCGCCGGCGGCGGACGCTTTGCGACCGCGCGGGAGCTTGCATCTGCCGTTGAGCAGGCTTGGCATGGGGCCGGGGCAGGGGAGCGTCTAGTCGTCCTCACTGGAGGGGAACCGCTTCTGCAGGTAGACGAAGACCTCATAAAAGCTCTACACGACGTGGCATTCGAAATCGCTGTGGAGACCAACGGTACCATTCACCCGCCGACTGGCATCACCTGGCTTTGTGTCAGTCCGAAGGCCGGCGCACCGCTCGCAGTCACGGTCGGGGACGAACTTAAGCTTGTCTATCCTCAGCCTGGTGCGGAGCCCGAGCTTTTTGAAGGCCTCGCATTCAAGCACCTTTTACTTCAGCCGATGGACGGGCCCGAACGCGAGGCGAATACGGCGGCCGCCGTCGCCTATTGCCTTGCCAACCCACGCTGGCGACTGACTCTTCAAACTCACAAATTTCTTGGGATCCCATGAAAATTACACAAGCTTTCACGTTCGAGGCAGCACACCGCCTTCCGCGGGTGCCGGAAACCCATCGCTGCCATCGAATGCATGGCCACTCGTACCGTGTGGAACTTCGTCTCGAGGGGCCAGTGGATCCGGAGACGGGCTTTGTTGTCGATTTTTTTGACGTGGAAGCTGCTTTCGGCCCCCTTTTGCAGCGTCTGGACCATCACTGTCTGAATGACATCGAGGGCCTCGAAAATCCCACCGCCGAAAATATCGCAATCTGGCTCTGGGACCGAATCAAGCCGATCCTGCCGCAAATTGCGTCGGTGACAGTCTACGAGACCCCCCAATGCTGGGCTGAATATGAAGGGTGAGACGATGCTCCAGGATTCGGAGACTGCGCTCGTTCTCTTCTCCGGCGGCCAAGATTCAACCACCTGCTTGGCTTGGGCTCTCGACAAATTCGAGCGCGTCGAGACGATCGGCTTTGACTACGGGCAGCGGCATCGGATCGAACTTGAGGTTCGGCCGCGTGTGCTCGATCGAATGCGGAGGGACTTTCCGGGTTGGAGCAGTCGACTCGGCGAGGATCACCTCATCGACATAGCGGTGCTTGCGCAGGTGAGCGAAACTGCGCTTACCCGCGGTGTAGAGATCGCGATGCAGGAGAACGAACTCCCGAATACGTTCGTGCCTGGCCGCAATCTTCTCTTCTTAATCTTCGCTGCCGCGGTCGCGTATCGTCGGGGCGCGAAGCATCTGGTCGTCGGCGTCTGCGAGACGGATTACTCAGGCTACCCCGATTGCCGAGACGACACCATCAAGGCGATGCAACTCGCCTTGAACCTCGGGATGGAGACACGCTTTGTCATCCACACTCCGTTGATGTGGATCGACAAGGCGCAGACCTGGGCGCTGGCGGAGCGCCTGGGGAGCGAGACACTTGTTCACCTCATCTGCGAGGAAACCCACACCTGCTACAAGGGCGACCGCAAGCACCGCCATGCCTGGGGTTTCGGTTGCGGAGACTGCCCAGCGTGCAAATTACGCGCTCGAGGATGGGAGCGATTCTGCTCCTCTCCAGCGAGCGCGCAGCGCAACCGATCCGCGCCTGTGCCGCCGTGCGCGCCGGCACGCTCAATCTGACCAGCTGACGATCGAGGTCACCGCTGCAGCGAAGGATACAGTCCCTGGCGAATGGTTCGGCTGATGGAGACAGCCGAAGGCGGTCGCCCTCGCTGTCGCAAGATCGTCGGTCGTGCGTCCTGCCTTTGCTTTTCCGGCGGTCAACCTTACGGCGTTCCTGGCGGGCTGCGGAACCATCGCCGGAGATTGGCACGAGCGGTCTCAATCGCGCCGAACGGCGCGCTTTTGTGTTCGCCGACGGATCGAGGCCCCTGTCTTCAGTTGGCAGCTTGCACTGGAGCGCGCCGAATGGCTGGAACATCGGACATCGCTCGACATCATTGCCTCGCGCGTCGACCTGACCCGTCGGGCCATTCTTCGCGGACTCTCTCAGGCGTGATGCAGCCGTATTCTGGTGTCCACGCCGGTGCGGATACGTCTTGCCAATCATGGCGAAGCAGGTGTCCTCATCGTCGGCGCCGCCGCCTTTCGATCTGACGGCGCTGCCATGCCCTGCAACGATCCTGCTTCGGTCGGCGGCGGCCAACATGTTCTGTCGCGGCGTGCCGACCAGCACGTCCAACTCGGTGGGTTCGGGCGTGAAGGTACTCAGCCCATCCCCCTCCATTTCGACGCAGTTGAAACACCGCCTCTGAGCTTTGGTAGAATGCCTCAACCGTCTGACGGCGCACGGGCGGTTGCCAAAGAGCCTCTCTCCGCCGGAAGCGCGTGGCCGACTGTTCGTCGGCGCTCGACGGTTCGCTTGCGCTTGCAAATGACAAACTCAGCAGGACGAGTGTTCAGACCTTTTATGTGGGTTGATGCTGACCAATGATGACACTGGTCAGTCCCATACGAACGGCAGCGCATCTTGATCGCCTTCGAATCCTGGGCTGCCTTTGCGTGCATACGGACCTAACTGTCTGCGATCTAGCGGAGATTTTGGGTCTGAGTCGCAAGCAAATGTGCGACACGTCCTGTTCAGCCGTGTCAGGTTAGAGACGGCATGTTCGAAAGCCGACGCTGAGGCGCGAGTATTCCATCGATGGGGCCACGCCGTTGCACATTGTTTTCCCGTCTTTCAAGCAAAAACCGCAAAAAGTCTTTGATGGCACGTCGATTGCAACACTGCAAAGGACCCGCGCGACCACGGCGGTCTCCTAGTTGTCCCCGCAGGAGTTCAGATGAAACTTCCTCGATTGGTCCAAATCGATTGCCATAGACGCTGCACAGTTGAGTGCGTTCCCGCCGCTTCGTCCATGTCGACTGAGAGCCACCGAATCAAGACCGCTGATCGAAATTGCACTGCTTGCCCCAAGCACAAGTCTGCGATGTAGCGCGAACGCAACTCCTATCGCGCCTTGCATTCCCACGAAAGCCAACGGAGTCCTAAAGAAATGAACGTGCCGAGCTATTCCGAGGCCCTGGAACTTGCGATCGACCGCTCGTACGACATCAATTTGGACATGTTGAGGGCGCGAAATTTGCTCCTTGACACGTACAACGACTATCTCGTCGGCACATATCCTCCTCTCAAGGCAATGGGGGATCTCGATGCCAAGCGGCTGCTGGCTCGGGTTGCGTCGTCAGTCGACCTCTATTTCCACATTCCCTTCTGTAACCAGTATTGCACCTTTTGCCACTTCGGCAAGGAAATCAATCCGTCTCCATCCCGAGTGGAGCAATATTTAGCGGCGTTAAATAAAGAGATGATGTGGTCAGACGCGGCGCTTAAGGGCAAAGTTATTGAGACCGCCTTTTTTGGAGGTGGCACCCCATCATTTTTAACCAAGCCTCAACTAAAGACGCTTTTTAACATTATTAACCAGCGATTTGATTTATCAATGTCAGAAGTAAGTTTCGAATTGCATCCCTCTCTTGTAAAGAATGTAGATGCTGCGGATCGCCTTTCGACAGTCCTTGAAGGTGGCGCAAATCGCTTCGTCCTCGGCGTTCAAACTCTAGATCCGAAAATCTTGCGCATATTGAATCGCGGGCACGGCGTAGACGAGGTGACACAAATTGTAAAATTGCTAAATGAGATGGACGTCGGGAATCTATCCCTCGATCTTATGTACGGCCTGCCCGAGCAAACGTTCCGAAGCTGGTACGACTCACTTGTCGGCTTATTGGATATGGGAATAGAGAAGTTCAACATATTCCCGTTGATGTTTAAATCGACAGACCCCATCGCCCGCCAATTAGCCAGAGGACGATATCAATTCGCTGGTTCGAAGGAGCGGATGATAATGCATTTTATGGCGGAACACATCCTCACCGCGCTCGGCTATCGGCACGGGCCGATTTTCTATTGGACTAAGAAGTTACAGCCGCACTCCGTTCAACAGTGCCGTAAATACGATTCCTGGAACGACAATAATCTTGTCCCGTTTGGGGTTAGCGGATTTGGCTACATGAGTCAGTGCCAGTTCTATAACGAAGCAAACTTGGATCGCTATCTATCCAGAGTTGAGGCGGGCGAAAAACCAGTTTGGAAAGGTGTAGTACTGTCGGAAGATGATCTAATGCGCAGAACAATAATGTTTGCCTTGCGAAGCAGCGGAGTGTTGCTATCTCGCTTCGAGCATGAATTTGGGATCTCCATAGAAAAGTACTTTGGCCGAGAGATTAACACCCTAGTGGAAGCGGGACTTGTCAGCATTTCAGAGGATGGCGTTCTTTCGTTAACTGCAGCCGGCATTATCAATTCGGGTGCTGTATCGCTGCTATTTTTTTCGGACAATGTGCTTGATCGGGTCGCGTACAACGATAGCAGGATAACAGACAAACGAACTGACCTGATCGAAAAACACGATTACTCGCCCGCGGGAAGATACGGGTCAAGTGAAGAAATGCAAGCTGTCTTTCGGTGAAGTCTGGGGGCTCGTCAATGGTCGCTAAGTCGCCCTTTTCTGTCCCGGACCAGACGTCCCATCGGGCGCAGGGGATTTTTTCTCATCTGACCGACAGCATCGATTGCCGGCAGCGAATACGCCCGCTCGGGAATGTTAGCGATTTTGTCGCCGACCAACTCCCGCACCATATCGCGGAGATCAAAGGTAGTGAACGGCCAGATGAAACGGTCAAGGCGCTTGGGCATAGCATTAACACGATGATAGCGGGAACGGACTGTGAGGCGCACCTACTGAATCTGTCGCAGTCCGAGTTTGGAGTGGCTAAGACAGACATCCAGTATCTCGTCAATTGTGCTTATCAGATGTCCGCGATTGCGGGCCTTCATCCCGTCGATGCCGAGTTAACGGTAGGAGAGCCGCTTAGGCGAATTGCACGCTTGAGCCGCCAGCGGCAGCCTAGCATTGATGTTCTCTCCTATGAAGATATGATCCTTACCAATCCGCTGGAGAGCGATCCACGAGTATATTGCCTCGGCTCAGCCGGCGTCGAGGAGCGAGATTTTTGTCTGGGTCATCAACTCATTGAGAGCGACTTACAGTCGGCAATGGACGCTCTACTTGAATTGCGTGACGCGGTGGGCGCGGATGCGGACCAGTGTCTTGCGCTGTGCGTGAAGTCCCTGGAGTCGGCGAATTATGTACTGGAGCGCTTTTATGAACATTTATCGCCTGATCTATTCGGCGAGTTTCGCATGTTCTACGGAAAAAACCCTTACAAGGATAGGCTTGGCCCAAGCGGTCGTTTCTCTGCCCGGATCGTGGCGGTCTCGGTGCTACTGATCGGTGAAGAACTCTTCCACCAGAAACCACAATTTTATAGGGATGTGTATCGGCTGTCAGAGTACTATCCGCAGGCATGCATTCACGAGGTATTCCGCTGGTTGTCACCAGACAAGGGGAGCGCGCGGCTCCAGCCAAGCTGGCTGGAAGGGGCAGCGGACTTTCCCAAGCTTGCAACCATTTCGCCCGTCCTGGAGCGCCACGGCAGTGACATCAGAAACCTGCGAGCGGCCTGTGTTTGTGCGCTGGATCGGTTTACCCGGATGCACCGCAGGACGGCATTGAAATATACGATTGAACCGGGTCGTCCAATCGTCGGAGTTGAGGCGGCGGAGAGTGTTGAGGCGGTACTTTCACAGCGGCTTTTAACGGCAGTGCATCAAAGCTAACTGCGGTACCTGCCGAACTAAAAACGTATCATGATGCCACGGACAGCGTCCGAAACCAGAAAGGTGATGGTCGATGTCTCAAGACGAAGTGATCTTTCGTCGGTTCGAGACAGGGGATGCCGATGATGTATGGCACCTGCACAGACGCGCATCTGAGACTGTTGGTGTGTGTGGTCCGCAAGGGGTGTGGGAGGATGATTTACGCAATGTCGGAAAGGTATACATTGCGTCAGGCGGAGATTTCGTAGTTGGGCATATTGGTCCCCAGCTCGTTGCTATGGGTGGATTGAAACCTGTTGACGATGATGTCGCAGAGCTGAAACGTATGCGGGTCCATCCCGCCTTTCAACGGCGAGGGCTTGGAAGGAGGATTCTTAGTGAAATGGAATCGCGAGCCGTTGCTCTGGGATTCAAGTGGATAGCGCTTGACACGACTACCGTCCAAGTAGGGGCTCAAAGAGTTTATGAGACCGCTGGCTATATTCGCTGCGCGGAAGGGATGTTGCACGGATATGCAGTGATCTTCTACAAGAAGCGGCTCACCGGCCAGGATGACTGTTGAAATTCTGCCGAGAAGTGACCCGAGAGTTTCACCGAGAACCGACCCACCATTTGTACGTTTTGAGTTTCAGGTTGAGGTCAAGTTTTGGCACCATGTTTTTAGCTTCGTAGGCGGTGCTGTGTCTTTTGAGTAGCCGGCCGATCGTTACTGCGGTGATTTTGCTTTTATGCGCGCGACGAGCTCTTCGTCCGACAAAACTGTCGAACTGTCGAGGAAGTCGTCCCACTCGTGATCGAAAGACGAGCATGGGCGAGCATTTGTCTCAACTCGTCAATCCCATTGTCAGTGAGAGCGGTGATTGCCTCATTCGTGCCATCGTAGACGCTGATGATACCGCCCTAGGAGAGTTTGTCGTCGTTGCTGACGATCGCCTGAAGGACCGAAGGAGCGAAGGAGCGAAGGAGCGAAGGAGCGAAGGAGCTCAGGATCTTCTCCAAGCTTATTCGCGACGTGGTCTATGGTGAAGACGTAGGTGATGGTAGCCATCAGGCGGCCTTGGCCATCAAAGCAAAATCACCGCTACGGCACCGCTGGTCACCCTTCGACCTGGTTGGCGAGTTGCGTCAATCGCCCGGTGCGGAGCCATGCGGTGCACATGAGTTTCCCGTCTTTCAAGCAAGGCCCGAAAAAAAAGTTTTCGGTGGCACGTTCAGCATCGCTGAAATCTGCGAGCGCGATGGCGCACCCCACCAGTCGCACAAATTGAGATAGCCGAGATCGCTTGCGCTGTCACCGAATCCGATCGCTGGCCGATCTCCAGACTCCGAGCGGATTTTCCTCAAGAGGAACTCTACTGCTCGGCGCTTTGAAACCGGCGGGGGAATGAGCGCGAAGTTGTTTCCGTTGTGATGGCGTATCCAACCCGCATCGTCGAACTCAAATTTCAGTTCCGCCAGCCTATTGCCATCACCGTTGATTTCTTTGAAGACGGCATATGTGGCCATATCCATTTCTTCAACGATCCACGAACGAACGGACATTTTGCCAGCCTCGGCTCCTTGCCGACCTATTTCAAGTACCTTGTTCAGTGCCTCCCTGTGAGGGATCAGTTCTTTAGAAATGACATCGTGCCATTCCTTCAGATGCGCACCGTCCGGTTTAAGGATGACAGCGCCGTTGGCTACAATTGCATAGCTGTTGAACGCGATCTTGACGTTCCCGTAGGCCGTGGTGCCACGTGCCGTGACGGGAATGACTTGTGACGTACTCAGCAGCCAATCGATCATCGCAACCTGCCGCGGGGTCATCATGGAATGATGTCCGTTCGAGGAGATCGCAGCTAGAGCCAGTTTGTCCTGGCTGCCTTTCGGACACTTTGCCCGCGTCTGGAACAATGTGTCATCCAGATCGGCAAACACGACTGGCTGCATGGCGGGATCTGCGGATTCGACGGGTTGATCAGGCATTGCACTCGATCCGCGATACATATTTGGAATCGGTTTCTTCAACGTGGAGAGATCCCAGGCAGATGAGTTTGGTTATGCGTTCATATCTATGCCAACCGCCTTTCGTCAAAGCGATGGTCAGCCCTGTTATAATCAAGATAGACATCTGTTTACTAACAAGAGTTGCCGTCACGACGGTCGATCAGCAAACCGGATGAATCGAAACGCCGAGCCCAAGCTCGATCCTGGTTGAATCGGATCGGAAATTTGGATCAAAGGCAATATAATCAAGTTTTCTAAACCTTCTTTATTATAGTAATGGCGCGATATGGCTGGAGTTTTGTCGGGTCGACCTGGAAAGGGATATTCTTCTCCCGGATCAGATGCCGCAGCGCTGCCAGTTCAGCGTCTTCAACGGAAGACAGGAATACAATTTGAGGCATGCGGCGCAGAATTGCCCTCGTGGCTTCCGCAATCCCTGGCTTGATCCGATTGATATTCTCGACGGCAAACTCTGCAGCAATTCGATTTATTGCCTCCCGCGATCGTCTCTGATTGCTTGACCGGTCGTTGTCCGTCCACCGCGCGGGCTCATGATTTTGGCCTAGCGCGGCGACGGCATGGGTCCATACATTGTCCACGAAAGCAGCTGAGATATCGTGGGACATCAAGTGATCCCATCTGACTGTACCGTGAAAATCTTCCGGACCTGTGACCTCCTCGTTCAGTATCGAACGGCTGATCAGCCCGGACACGGTGCTTCCGAGTATTCCCGATGGAATGAGCCAGTCTTCGCCCGAGGCCGCAAGCCACGCGCGGCCACAGGGGTCAGACAGAACCACCAGCTTTGGCGGCTGTGCAGAAAATGAATGGAAGCTCCGTTCCAGCTCAGTGGAAATAGCGCCTTTGCCGGTCCAGCCGTCAACAAACA is a window encoding:
- a CDS encoding coproporphyrinogen-III oxidase family protein; this translates as MNVPSYSEALELAIDRSYDINLDMLRARNLLLDTYNDYLVGTYPPLKAMGDLDAKRLLARVASSVDLYFHIPFCNQYCTFCHFGKEINPSPSRVEQYLAALNKEMMWSDAALKGKVIETAFFGGGTPSFLTKPQLKTLFNIINQRFDLSMSEVSFELHPSLVKNVDAADRLSTVLEGGANRFVLGVQTLDPKILRILNRGHGVDEVTQIVKLLNEMDVGNLSLDLMYGLPEQTFRSWYDSLVGLLDMGIEKFNIFPLMFKSTDPIARQLARGRYQFAGSKERMIMHFMAEHILTALGYRHGPIFYWTKKLQPHSVQQCRKYDSWNDNNLVPFGVSGFGYMSQCQFYNEANLDRYLSRVEAGEKPVWKGVVLSEDDLMRRTIMFALRSSGVLLSRFEHEFGISIEKYFGREINTLVEAGLVSISEDGVLSLTAAGIINSGAVSLLFFSDNVLDRVAYNDSRITDKRTDLIEKHDYSPAGRYGSSEEMQAVFR
- a CDS encoding GNAT family N-acetyltransferase, whose protein sequence is MSQDEVIFRRFETGDADDVWHLHRRASETVGVCGPQGVWEDDLRNVGKVYIASGGDFVVGHIGPQLVAMGGLKPVDDDVAELKRMRVHPAFQRRGLGRRILSEMESRAVALGFKWIALDTTTVQVGAQRVYETAGYIRCAEGMLHGYAVIFYKKRLTGQDDC
- a CDS encoding cysteine protease StiP family protein, whose translation is MKAESEFISGTYRTTDVRFLLKLVNLEPTDLALKEAAIQSGLRHYSEMISLESAPETGYMAIFYEAMSAGAERMGREVAALARSISNQIQGPITLASFVRAGVPLGVLLKRALSRMGKDVEHFGISIIRDRGIDSNAMRHIIERRPIEGLLFVDGWTGKGAISTELERSFHSFSAQPPKLVVLSDPCGRAWLAASGEDWLIPSGILGSTVSGLISRSILNEEVTGPEDFHGTVRWDHLMSHDISAAFVDNVWTHAVAALGQNHEPARWTDNDRSSNQRRSREAINRIAAEFAVENINRIKPGIAEATRAILRRMPQIVFLSSVEDAELAALRHLIREKNIPFQVDPTKLQPYRAITIIKKV